From Pandoraea norimbergensis, the proteins below share one genomic window:
- the lhpI gene encoding bifunctional Delta(1)-pyrroline-2-carboxylate/Delta(1)-piperideine-2-carboxylate reductase: MKIIDAQATRDALAFGPLLDALRTMFIEGCEVPLRHTHIIPEPGMQAGMTVLIMPAWQPGGLMGIKTVNIAPANAQRGVPGLHSTYLLYDASTGVPLAQMDGNEITSRRTAAASALAASYLAREDASQLALLGAGRVGSLVPLAYRAVRSITHVSVWDRDTQAAGRLVERLQEQGLDAVVSKSAEAAVDGADIVTCATLATEPVVQGEWLAPGVHLDLIGSFTPQMREASDSCFAGASLFVDTEEALAKSGELLGPMSRGVFSAQDVRGTLADLCRAGRLRREGAGERTVFKAVGTALEDLAAAKLVWQATQ; encoded by the coding sequence ATGAAAATCATCGACGCCCAAGCCACTCGCGACGCACTGGCGTTCGGCCCGTTGCTGGACGCATTGCGCACCATGTTCATCGAGGGGTGCGAAGTGCCGTTGCGCCACACGCACATCATTCCCGAACCGGGGATGCAGGCCGGCATGACCGTGCTGATCATGCCGGCATGGCAGCCGGGCGGGCTGATGGGTATCAAGACGGTGAACATTGCGCCGGCCAACGCACAGCGTGGTGTGCCGGGGCTGCATTCGACCTATCTGCTGTACGACGCGAGTACCGGCGTGCCGCTCGCGCAGATGGACGGCAACGAGATCACATCGCGCCGCACGGCAGCCGCCTCGGCGCTGGCCGCCTCGTATCTGGCGCGCGAAGACGCGTCGCAGCTTGCGCTGCTCGGCGCGGGACGCGTCGGTTCGCTGGTGCCGCTCGCGTACCGTGCTGTGCGCTCAATCACGCATGTCAGCGTGTGGGATCGCGATACGCAGGCCGCAGGACGTCTTGTCGAGCGCTTGCAGGAGCAGGGTCTCGATGCCGTCGTCAGCAAGAGCGCCGAAGCGGCTGTCGACGGTGCGGATATCGTCACCTGCGCGACCCTCGCCACCGAGCCGGTGGTGCAGGGCGAGTGGCTTGCCCCGGGCGTGCATCTGGATCTGATCGGCAGCTTCACGCCGCAGATGCGTGAGGCCAGCGACTCGTGTTTTGCGGGGGCTTCGCTATTCGTCGACACCGAGGAAGCGCTGGCGAAATCAGGCGAACTGCTCGGCCCGATGTCGCGCGGTGTGTTCTCGGCGCAGGACGTGCGCGGCACGCTGGCCGATCTGTGCCGCGCGGGACGCTTGCGTCGCGAGGGTGCTGGCGAGCGCACGGTGTTCAAGGCGGTCGGCACGGCGCTGGAAGATCTGGCGGCCGCTAAGCTCGTCTGGCAGGCAACGCAATAA